One genomic region from Danio aesculapii chromosome 24, fDanAes4.1, whole genome shotgun sequence encodes:
- the kcnj12a gene encoding ATP-sensitive inward rectifier potassium channel 12, with product MSVGRIGRYSIVSTEEDGLRLTTMHGGGMNGYGNGKIHTRRKSRNRFVKKNGQCNVQFTNMDEKSQRYMADIFTTCVDIRWRYMLIVFTLVFVISWLAFGLAFWVIALLHGDLDNPAGDDNFTPCVLQVNGFIAAFLFSIETQTTIGYGFRCVTEECPLAVFLVVFQSIVGSIIDCFMIGAIMAKMARPKKRAQTLLFSHNAVIAMRDGKLCLMWRVGNLRKSHIVEAHVRAQLIKPRVTTEGEYIPLDQLDINVGFDKGLDRIFLVSPITILHQIDQESPLFGISKQDLETADFEIVVILEGMVEATAMTAQARSSYLASEILWGHRFEPVLFEEKNQYKVDYSHFHKTYEVPSTPRCSAKDMMENKYLVVPTANSFCYENELAILSHEEEEDDSPERIKPERAMSLSPERTPRHDFDRLQTPRCTEQRSYRRESEI from the coding sequence ATGAGCGTGGGTCGCATCGGTCGCTACAGTATAGTGTCGACGGAGGAGGATGGTCTGCGCTTGACGACCATGCATGGTGGAGGGATGAATGGATACGGCAATGGAAAAATCCACACCCGAAGGAAATCCCGCAACCGCTTCGTCAAGAAGAATGGACAATGCAATGTGCAGTTCACCAACATGGACGAGAAGTCCCAGCGATACATGGCGGACATATTCACCACTTGCGTGGACATCCGTTGGCGCTACATGCTAATCGTTTTCACGCTTGTTTTCGTGATTTCCTGGTTAGCGTTTGGCTTGGCGTTTTGGGTTATCGCGCTTCTTCACGGTGACCTGGACAACCCAGCAGGTGATGACAACTTCACGCCATGCGTGCTACAAGTCAACGGCTTCATCGCAGCATTCCTGTTCTCAATCGAGACGCAGACAACCATCGGCTACGGTTTCCGCTGTGTAACAGAAGAATGTCCTCTCGCTGTGTTTCTCGTGGTCTTCCAGTCCATCGTGGGCAGCATCATCGACTGCTTCATGATTGGAGCTATCATGGCCAAAATGGCACGTCCCAAGAAGCGGGCACAAActctgctgttctcgcataacgCCGTCATTGCCATGCGTGATGGAAAACTGTGCTTGATGTGGCGGGTCGGCAATTTACGAAAGAGCCACATTGTTGAGGCACACGTTCGGGCACAGCTCATCAAACCGCGGGTAACGACTGAAGGGGAGTACATCCCGCTCGACCAACTGGACATAAACGTTGGTTTCGATAAAGGACTTGACCGCATCTTCCTCGTCTCGCCAATCACCATCCTGCATCAAATTGACCAGGAGAGTCCTCTGTTCGGCATTAGCAAGCAGGACCTGGAAACGGCAGATTTTGAGATTGTGGTCATCTTGGAGGGCATGGTGGAGGCAACGGCCATGACGGCACAGGCTCGGAGCTCCTACTTGGCCAGCGAAATCCTCTGGGGGCATCGCTTTGAGCCGGTGCTGTTTGAGGAAAAGAACCAGTACAAGGTTGATTACTCTCACTTCCACAAGACCTACGAGGTGCCGTCCACCCCTCGCTGCAGTGCCAAGGACATGATGGAAAACAAGTACCTGGTGGTGCCCACCGCTAACTCCTTCTGCTACGAGAACGAGCTGGCGATCCTGAGCCACGAAGAAGAGGAGGACGACAGTCCAGAACGGATAAAGCCAGAGCGAGCTATGAGCCTCAGCCCGGAGAGAACCCCTCGACATGACTTCGACCGCCTGCAGACCCCACGATGCACAGAACAAAGATCATACCGCAGGGAGTCAGAGATATGA